GAGAGCTCATCAAAGGTATAACCATTACAGAAAAGAATTTTGGAACGTTTAATTGCCATCTTTACATTTTTAGACAGAACTCTCATCCATCCAAATGCAGGTTCACTGCTAAAATCAGCACGACTGCAATAAGAAAGACGATGAATCAAACAGAAGCACCCAACCAATTTGATTAACAAGAATTGTTACAGCAATACGACTATAGATTGCAATAAGAGTAACATAATAAAATAACTCCACAATTCTTACCTACAAAATCCATGTCTTTGTAAAGGATCCACCAATACCCAACAGAGAAGTGTTTCATAAAACACACTTTCAACAACATCATCAGTATTTTCATTCATTCGAACCATACCAATCCCTTCGTTATGAAGCACATCCAAAAGGAAACGTCCATAGACTTCATTACCCACATTGCCAATTGTAACACAATTAAGTCCTAGTCTCGCCGCAGCTATAGCCACATTGCAGTTACCACCAGCTTCCCAATATCtctaaaaaccaattttttcatATCAACATTCAACCAATTCCCATATAAATACAGTTTAAGGAAtaccaacaacatcaacaacaacaccaacaacaaagcaaaaaaaaaaaaaaaaaacctaaaaaaaagagtAAATATAAAAGAAACCCAACCTTGTCAGGACGAGAAGCAGATAATTGTTCCATATAAGCTTTTCTCTCATTGAGCGAAGGTGGGGGCAAAGTAGGAACGTTAAGAACTATATCAACACAGAGATTACCAAGAGTAGAAATATCAGCATCTCTAAGACTAACATTTTTTATAAAACTGCTACCATCTACTACTCCATTGTTTCCAGAGAAGTTAAATGAGTTAATAGAGCTAGATTTTTGGGTAGAAATTTCAATTCCTTTACAGTTGACGATGTAAGGTAGTTTAATGTGCGGAGATATTGTTGATGAAAATCCATAGTCGATCTTATGGTTTTGTGAGATTGCAGGTATGTGGCAAGAAATTGGGAATTTGAGGGTTTGCATTGAGAGAGAGAAAAATGGTAACAAAAGAGGGgagagaaaagagagagaagaGGGACACACATTGCTTTTTCATTGATTCTAGATGGGAAGGGgttgttttcatctgacggttAAAAATTGCAGATTACGGCTTCATGGATGGCTAAACGGAACACACATTTCGCTGGACCAACTAGAGAGCTTCTCCATGGTTTTTATACTCATAGTTTACTTGATTAAAATGGTTTTTGCACACAAATTAAGAAAAATAGAGAggaattttttttccagaattACTCCCAAATTAGTATTTAAGATACATATCTAGCTTTCTGATCTAGTATTTAAGAAGGCAGTGACTAAATGCAACTCATGTTTGAGTTAAATACAACCATATCTCAAAAAGTCATTTCTTTGTAACCCAATATAACTTGGGTAATCAATATTGACTTTCTTCGTTATCAAACTATCTTCTCCCGTGGTTACGGTTATCACCATCATTATTACTAATGAAGTACACAAAAtcaattttttaggttttggattGAAAATTAACTTTGATTCTTGTCGTTGACATAAcaattatctttcttttttttatgagAGAGAGAAACTTTTCATAAATTTATATGGGAACAAAAGATCAATCACCAAATCTGAGATGGAGATGGTTAAATGTTTGTATACATAAAAAAAAGGGAAAGATTTATTTTTAAAACGTAAAGAGATGAAAGGGGTGAAgcaccatcatcgtcatcatgAACTACATAGCGATTCAAAATTTCTTTGtgacttgattttctgaaaagaaAATGATCTTTAGGAGATAAACTTTGGATTTTCTAAATTTATTTTTCTGTTGGGCGAGTAACAATTACTAGTTGATGATATTGGattccattttttcttttctaactgTGTTTTGTTCCACACAATCATCACCATCAGTTCATCGTCTCTCAATCAGTTTGGTACCTTTCGGTTTTTCCTTAAGCGTAGGGTTACTTTTAATGTGGGTTTGATTACCCACGTTGGGAGCGGTTATAATAGAACTGTTTTCAAAAATGAAGGTTGTATTTAACTAAAGTAgaggttgtatttagtcactgcctttaagaattcaaaaaaaaagatattgtttTAGTTGGAGAAGAAATGAATAAAGGATATACAGAGAGGGAGTATTTAAGATGTGCATGGGAAATAGAATTAGACAATTCTCAATATTATGACCTGATTCCAATATATGggtaaattaaaataaaatgggGAAAAATATGAAACTTAGCAACTAAACTAGGACTAAAAAATGTCTAATTTAAgtaagtaaactaggacggagggagtatgtggCATCACTTTTATGGAATTTTTTTTGCTCAAACAATGCTAGAGCAAATATGATCTAGCAGCACAGAATACACCCATCTGGCCATATATTATGTTAATGTCAGCAAACTTTTTAGTTAGCGGCaatatatttctttttttttgccgACTAATTTTGTCACGTATCTTTTCAAAACAGAATCTAATATCTTATATACTCTATATTCTGAGCAGAATCTAATTTTGTGCCGCTAAAAATATCCTGGTTCGTCTTTCAATGTGATTTTCCATTAAGTTGCAGATACATATAGACAAGGTAAATTTGAGTAATGAAATTCATCATTCTgaaacttgaaacaaaatttaATGCTTCCATCTAAATTGATTGCCGAGACATTTCTATACATAAACAAGGAGACAACATAAAGCTGCAGTAACCCATCTTGAATATATGTGATCAAATTAGATAATCACAAATttgattaatttattttattGTCAGTTCTAACTGAAGTTGGAAGAATATTAACTTGAAAATGAATAGATAAAATTCAAGATTAATAAGAAAAGTGTACGAGTAGACGATGATAACATTACTTTCATCAAAATACTGTTACCAAACATAAATCTCCCAAATAATCTGGAGATCTGCTATGTCAAGCAGCATGATCACCATCTTACTCCAATACATATACACAATCACCATCTTGCTGCAATCATGaaattatcttcatcttcataaaacTCATCAAGTTTGAAAGGGATTCTAATTTAACCACCGATTTCATCTCTGGTATTTCTTCCTTTACTTTGAGCTCGTGTGGCAAATTAATTCGATCTGCTTTTTGACCTCTGTTTTCCTGTTGCATATTTCTTAATGTAAAGTTGTCCTTGTGTTTATGTCATGTCAAATTCTTCAAACTTGAGTTATACTCATTGTAATCTAATATATACTTTTGATTCCAGATATTATTGGTCAGGCAGTTAGGTCCCAACATGGAGAAGGGAAATGGATGTTGTTTCTCCAAAATGACGATGCCTAATCTTATGATCATACTCGTCACTGTTTTCATCATCTCTATTATTCGCATTTTGTTCGTCatacatcaaaacaaaaattcttTTTATAACTCACCTCCCAAAGCTCTCAGCACCCTGATCTTCTAGGTTCAGGTAAATTCAAATTTAATCTAATAGATCTTAGAAGTTCCATAAATAGAGAggttcaaaaaaaatatatatatcgaTGGCTAAGTAGGAAACTGAAGGATCTTCTATTTTCCCTAAAAATATGGCAGTAAACATacggaagaaaaaagaaatataCTGTCGTTAATTAAAAAGTTTGATGACACCATATATGGACAGATGACTGTACTCTTTGCTGCTAGATCAAGTTTGTTCTAGCACTGCTAGAGCAAAATCTTTTCCCACTTTTAAGACAACCTTTGAGtaaaaaatcctaaatattaggaaaaataaaattttatctccaacccataaagttttttattatttttttacttatttgtaggcataaaattggttaaaatcaTTTCCATTTTTATTCttgaatgatttttattaataaaagtgtgactaggatgggaacacatcctctaagtgaatgtctagaactagaggttcacctagaggatgtctaagttttttttttgccacatcaCCTTCACATCACTCGGTTGGAAATGGTTTTTTATAAGTATGGTTGTGGATCCTACGTGGATTAGGACTTTTttcttcacacacattccattggagcgGCTCTTAACATGCTCTCTTTTTTGTGCGTCCAGTTTTCTTGAGCTAAGTTGGGTGGTCcgccttaaaaaaaaaaacttttctcttaaCGGATACCTAGCTCAACTGGTTATCCCCGTTCctcaaagtttcatgcgttccaggaggtcccaagttcgagcccccaatggcgtaatattacagaaattaacatggaaggtagagttagtttgccccccttgtgacacaatctcaaccCCCTATCCCCTTCGGCTCCTttagctaggttacccatgaagcttgctggtaggctagcacagcaacctgttcaattaatgtagtagtatgttgttggagtttagcttgttaggcttccaactagttaatgtaatactctttatccaataatatccAAAATGgacaataaaaaggaaagagaaaaggGAAAAAAACACGTATTACAAGGCTCCGAGCATTGGTTTTGAGGGGTCATGACAAAATTGGATCATCAAATAGCAATAAACAAAGGATCCTGTCAACCTATGCAGCCATGTATAAATTAAGACTTGATAATTACTCCCttcgttccactttagatgatgtctttggagttttcacgcaga
Above is a genomic segment from Papaver somniferum cultivar HN1 chromosome 10, ASM357369v1, whole genome shotgun sequence containing:
- the LOC113318680 gene encoding fructokinase-1-like codes for the protein MQTLKFPISCHIPAISQNHKIDYGFSSTISPHIKLPYIVNCKGIEISTQKSSSINSFNFSGNNGVVDGSSFIKNVSLRDADISTLGNLCVDIVLNVPTLPPPSLNERKAYMEQLSASRPDKRYWEAGGNCNVAIAAARLGLNCVTIGNVGNEVYGRFLLDVLHNEGIGMVRMNENTDDVVESVFYETLLCWVLVDPLQRHGFCSRADFSSEPAFGWMRVLSKNVKMAIKRSKILFCNGYTFDELSPVLIISALEYSIEVGTSFFFDPGPRGKTLATGTPEEQRALDQCLRMSDVLLLTSDEAESLTGITNPIRAGQALLRKGVRTKWVIVKMGPKGSILIRSSSITCAPTFKVNVIDTVGCGDSFVAAIACGFIHNMPTVYSLALANAVGAATAMGCGAGRNVATLEKVIELVKVSDLNEDESLSNLLDLENIPNLPEIILLSKALMNGINAHMMNHVSLQKVVSELLPKLENVHQNRIISS